A single Anopheles funestus chromosome 2RL, idAnoFuneDA-416_04, whole genome shotgun sequence DNA region contains:
- the LOC125763331 gene encoding zinc carboxypeptidase-like — protein sequence MATKRILALALVSALTSLAYAHGKLSYEHYAVYKVDITTKTQLEVLQNLESLPNGYTFLDYPASVNMSVEVVVPPAEVISMERLFRKHEIQTTLLTTNLQQILSKERPARRKVEGFGWDDYHTLEEIYAWIDEMVNQYSSVLSVETIGQTYEKRDMKVIKLSYKPGNQGIYIDANIHAREWITSASITWILNELLTSEDVRVRHIAENYDWYIVPVANPDGFAYTHTTERLWRKTRTQHNLLCYGTDPNRNFNHQWNNGGTSTTPCSDTYSGPEPESEVEVSNLTSFVRSIAANVKLALSIHSRGQYILLPFGYNNAPRAHNYQDLMQIGQRASVDMYKLYNKPYRVGTTAEVLYVASGISVDWAFAVAGIPLSYTFELRDQVEFGFILPADQIVPNAEELLEAFVGMIDEAKILGYM from the exons ATGGCAACAAAACGGATCTTGGCATTAGCGCTGGTTAGCGCACTTACTTCCCTAGCTTACGCACATGGCAAGCTAAGTTACGAACACTATGCAGTGTACAAGGTCGATATCACTACGAAAACCCAGCTTGAGGTGCTCCAAAACCTagaatcgcttccgaatggG TACACCTTTCTAGACTACCCGGCAAGTGTGAATATGAGCGTTGAAGTTGTGGTGCCTCCAGCTGAAGTGATTAGCATGGAACGACTCTTCCGAAAGCATGAGATCCAGACTACGCTTCTTACAACCAACTTGCAACA AATTCTTAGCAAAGAACGTCCCGCACGCAGAAAGGTGGAGGGTTTTGGATGGGACGATTATCATACGCTGGAAGAAATCTACGCCTGGATCGATGAAATGGTCAACCAGTATAGTTCGGTActgtcggtggaaacaatcgGTCAAACGTACGAAAAGCGTGACATGAAGGTCATCAAGCTTTCCTACAAGCCGGGTAATCAGGGTATCTATATCGATGCGAACATTCATGCACGTGAATGGATCACCTCGGCTTCCATAACGTGGATACTGAACGAGCTGCTCACCTCGGAAGATGTCCGTGTGCGACATATTGCGGAAAACTACGACTGGTACATTGTGCCCGTTGCTAATCCGGATGGATTTGCGTACACGCACACCACG GAACGTTTGTGGCGTAAAACAAGGACCCAACATAACCTTCTGTGTTACGGAACTGATCCTAATCGCAACTTCAATCATCAGTGGAaca ATGGTGGCACATCTACGACACCCTGTTCGGACACTTACTCCGGTCCGGAACCGGAGTCAGAGGTTGAAGTAAGCAATTTAACTTCCTTCGTCCGATCGATTGCGGCAAACGTAAAACTTGCGCTTTCGATACACTCGCGCGGTCAGTACATACTGTTGCCGTTCGGTTATAACAATGCACCACGTGCGCACAACTATCAAGATCTGATGCAGATCGGACAACGTGCCTCGGTCGATATGTATAAGCTGTACAACAAGCCATACCGTGTAGGAACTACGGCTGAAGTTCTCT ATGTTGCGTCTGGAATTTCGGTTGATTGGGCATTTGCTGTGGCCGGAATCCCACTGAGCTACACGTTCGAATTGCGCGATCAAGTAGAGTTTGGCTTCATTCTGCCGGCCGATCAAATTGTGCCTAATGCCGAGGAACTGCTGGAAGCGTTTGTCGGAATGATCGATGAGGCAAAGATTTTGGGCTATATGTAA
- the LOC125763326 gene encoding uncharacterized protein LOC125763326 — MKWLVLAFALVAAISWAQGSVVKSVFVGTGPEEYVYQYELDVTTGVVEPHYGSMYRVQAKMHVRPDPSGNGTFVYFDDPKVFLYTGHLPLPVEPKAENYTQYAKQAEAFIQPFYVTYDKFGLVQEVFTTKTDVLWSVNLKKGVAAMMQLPVDKFPTKYVKPFVFTETEESVYGKVNVTYAVHSTDGQQVQVMKTPDYESFAHLPYDLYTNVEPFHVYHNRTTWNSVLPVVEYDVMFHRDGVKVYQAYSESTKYVQPFTAEGQKQFVTTKQTVVFKNTVAASKTFEFTGFPMYHYVHYETSESVFEETYPTLATISPIVDISTVGPKVQVMLYEAVQYLQENQITNQETETKHGLVITRIIEALKPFTVENYAQFWTVLTKSTTPKDLMAVDIFYKVLPSVGTKYAVQFVMDMVKNHKVKESVASGMLFSLGVNVRAPSVELLHSVEDFINFPEYVKPDVAHAAILSFGTMVYKTFQHEKYSTEIEKYIKVYYKHLKEAKTFEDQLVWLHGLKNIQLGSVGELLVPLVKGEPVLDVAYDRHLQVHVIYALMEIMDHEHDTLFEVVFPVVTDDTRPVELRVAAVKVIVSMEDVHYFTKLVAFMKMETNVHVYSYFITTIRSLVNSDVYFGTEFYHYLQQVVTEFVHYDPAVETKSFFYDYVDVEQKVGSIISGNMIADVKYNKVNQFYISFAPYVMDRVYDLYSVYVKFEGVHNPLSLVWPKLFNVDPKTINEPITQNHENVPVHVEFTFMANGKVVYTKYFNEETIKQFYTYTYLTILKTLQYQFTTVLNVAEVELYTPTYDGVPVKVALKMPLVSQFKYNVVVPSTTNQNEVTLTVNSFFRMWMHGYYGVSVYNPFALTWQGTRRVQAFDFHVPLVFDVIFNFQQNSFKLVWSKHANEVFNVVGFKSHVKTQVYARPDTEVDYLTSSCPACFHYQTVKAVPVPKKKDVVLYEAHSRYTGLHFYLSVFDVEVPPTVKYYKSLNDIFTSDLFHELEHVTVFDFVTKYFTWFYTTVLPPKPTSYGVVGYVNPCKVYPFDKVEFTFKVDSEALSHTLWTTPDYRQYVKFTAIFKKTDVVVNHWDVNVYYTHEYGTYFKTINMQITHQTPGEKHMNICLDWVKNVVPESVTGKLSYFHGYSYDHKCVKDDMVVSIELIGVQSDVQKNLTYVPSYHSVPTYFYQQCVPRNLPQFEDYSAPVTYECVDMYSTVRKYQYTVDYQHVYPVYEEFVKPFWFWAKHVGPAYYPEVEQFHFVPDNRFVVEVEYPMYYTYPTVDVVVKSSYETVAFDHVPCYDWVWMFQPDSTVFTKYFEVMKSFGYVDSCVVNPVYEYAPYHYTVSKQPVFNEWILYASDHPVSYTWAVYVQKLEKNRVAFKLVLNGHSVVVQPLFGKQYETTGTKYSFTVDNELMYALEHGSTDVYPFKYYYVYDTLVFTIPHVSLYVVYDGYQVKIETPKTENVTFYGQCYV; from the exons ATGAAGTGGTTAGTGTTAG CCTTTGCCCTTGTGGCGGCTATAAGCTGGGCCCAAGGTAGTGTCGTGAAGAGTGTTTTCGTGGGCACTGGCCCGGAGGAGTACGTGTATCAGTACGAGCTGGATGTGACGACCGGTGTGGTTGAGCCGCACTACGGTTCGATGTATCGTGTGCAAGCCAAAATGCATGTCCGACCAG ATCCTTCCGGAAACGGAACGTTCGTGTACTTCGACGATCCGAAGGTGTTCCTGTACACGGGCCATCTACCACTACCGGTGGAACCGAAGGCAGAGAACTACACGCAGTACGCCAAGCAGGCAGAAGCGTTCATCCAACCGTTCTACGTGACTTACGACAAGTTTGGACTGGTGCAGGAGGTGTTTACCACCAAGACGGACGTACTGTGGAGTGTAAATCTGAAGAAAGGAGTCGCTGCTATGATGCAGCTACCAGTGGACAAGTTCCCGACGAAGTATGTCAAGCCATTCGTATTTACCGAAACGGAAGAATCCGTTTATGGAAAGGTGAACGTTACCTACGCTGTACATTCCACCGATGGACAGCAAGTTCAAGTGATGAAGACACCGGACTATGAATCGTTTGCTCATCTACCGTACGATCTGTACACCAATGTGGAACCGTTCCATGTGTATCACAACAGGACCACATGGAATTCCGTACTCCCGGTTGTAGAATATGACGTGATGTTCCACCGGGACGGTGTGAAAGTTTACCAAGCATACTCGGAAAGCACCAAGTATGTGCAACCATTCACCGCTGAGGGTCAGAAGCAATTTGTCACGACCAAGCAGACAGTCGTGTTCAAGAACACTGTTGCTGCCAGCAAGACGTTTGAATTCACCGGATTCCCC ATGTACCACTACGTGCACTATGAAACGTCCGAGTCGGTCTTTGAGGAAACTTACCCGACCCTGGCCACCATATCGCCGATCGTAGACATTTCTACCGTTGGTCCCAAAGTTCAGGTGATGCTGTATGAAGCTGTCCAATATCTACAG GAGAATCAAATCACGAACCAGGAAACCGAAACGAAGCACGGTTTAGTGATCACGCGCATCATTGAAGCACTGAAACCGTTCACCGTTGAGAACTACGCCCAGTTCTGGACTGTACTGACGAAGTCAACCACTCCGAAGGATCTGATGGCAGTGGACATTTTCTACAAGGTGCTCCCGTCCGTCGGCACGAAGTACGCCGTGCAGTTCGTGATGGATATGGTAAAGAATCACAAGGTGAAGGAATCGGTCGCATCCGGCATGCTGTTCTCGCTCGGTGTCAACGTACGTGCACCGTCCGTGGAGCTACTGCACAGCGTCGAAGACTTCATTAACTTCCCCGAGTACGTTAAGCCGGATGTAGCTCACGCTGCCATCCTATCGTTCGGTACCATGGTGTACAAGACGTTCCAGCACGAAAAATACTCGACGGAAATTGAGAAGTACATTAAGGTGTACTACAAACATCTGAAGGAAGCGAAAACGTTCGAGGACCAGCTGGTTTGGTTGCACGGTTTGAAGAACATTCAGCTGGGCTCGGTTGGTGAGCTGTTGGTGCCACTAGTTAAAGGTGAACCGGTGTTGGATGTGGCGTACGATCGTCATCTACAGGTGCATGTGATTTATGCACTGATGGAAATTATGGATCACGAGCACGATACGCTCTTCGAGGTCGTATTCCCGGTTGTGACAGATGACACGCGGCCTGTTGAGCTGCGTGTGGCCGCTGTCAAGGTGATCGTCTCGATGGAAGATGTACACTACTTCACGAAGCTTGTTGCCTTCATGAAGATGGAAACGAATGTTCATGTCTACTCGTACTTTATCACCACCATCAGAAGCTTGGTCAATTCGGATGTCTACTTCGGTACTGAATTCTACCACTATCTGCAGCAGGTCGTCACTGAGTTCGTTCACTACGATCCGGCAGTCGAGACGAAATCCTTCTTCTACGATTACGTTGATGTCGAGCAGAAAGTGGGCAGCATCATTAGCGGAAACATGATCGCCGATGTGAAGTACAACAAGGTGAACCAGTTCTACATTAGCTTCGCTCCTTACGTGATGGATCGCGTGTACGATCTTTACTCGGTGTATGTCAAGTTCGAGGGAGTTCACAATCCGCTCTCGCTTGTGTGGCCTAAACTGTTCAATGTTGATCCGAAAACGATCAACGAACCGATTACGCAGAACCACGAAAACGTTCCCGTGCACGTGGAATTTACGTTCATGGCTAACGGTAAGGTTGTGTACACGAAATACTTCAACGAGGAAACGATCAAGCAGTTCTACACGTATACCTATCTGACGATCCTCAAGACATTGCAGTACCAATTTACCACCGTGCTAAACGTGGCTGAGGTCGAGCTGTACACACCGACGTACGACGGAGTGCCGGTTAAGGTTGCACTAAAGATGCCACTTGTGTCGCAATTCAAGTACAACGTGGTCGTACCATCGACTACCAATCAGAACGAGGTGACGCTCACGGTCAACAGCTTCTTCCGCATGTGGATGCACGGATACTACGGTGTATCGGTGTACAATCCGTTCGCCTTAACCTGGCAAGGTACGCGTCGTGTGCAAGCGTTCGATTTCCACGTCCCGCTAGTGTTCGATGTCATCTTTAACTTCCAGCAGAACTCCTTCAAGCTCGTCTGGAGCAAGCACGCCAACGAGGTGTTTAATGTGGTCGGCTTTAAGTCGCACGTCAAAACTCAGGTTTACGCTAGACCAGACACAGAAGTGGACTATCTCACGTCCTCTTGCCCGGCGTGTTTCCACTACCAAACGGTAAAGGCTGTCCCGGTACCAAAGAAGAAAGATGTCGTACTGTACGAAGCTCACTCGAGGTACACCGGACTGCATTTCTATCTGTCTGTATTCGACGTGGAGGTTCCACCGACAGTCAAATACTACAAGTCACTGAACGACATCTTCACATCGGATCTGTTCCATGAGCTCGAACACGTAACCGTGTTTGACTTTGTGACGAAATACTTCACCTGGTTCTACACGACCGTGCTGCCACCGAAACCAACGAGTTACGGTGTTGTCGGGTATGTGAACCCGTGCAAAGTGTATCCCTTCGATAAGGTAGAGTTCACGTTCAAGGTAGACAGCGAGGCGTTGTCACACACACTGTGGACCACACCGGACTATCGCCAATACGTCAAGTTCACGGCCATCTTCAAGAAGACCGATGTTGTTGTGAACCACTGGGACGTTAACGTGTACTACACGCACGAGTATGGAACGTACTTCAAAACGATCAACATGCAGATAACGCACCAAACCCCGGGCGAGAAGCACATGAACATCTGCCTCGACTGGGTAAAGAATGTTGTGCCGGAGTCGGTTACTGGAAAGCTTTCATACTTCCACGGTTACTCGTACGATCACAAATGCGTCAAGGACGATATGGTGGTGTCGATCGAATTGATCGGTGTACAGTCGGATGTACAGAAGAATCTTACCTACGTCCCGTCGTACCATAGTGTGCCAACGTACTTCTACCAACAGTGCGTACCACGCAACTTGCCTCAGTTTGAAGACTATTCCGCACCGGTTACGTACGAATGTGTCGATATGTATAGCACCGTTCGTAAGTACCAGTACACCGTCGACTACCAGCATGTCTACCCAGTGTACGAAGAATTTGTTAAACCATTCTGGTTCTGGGCGAAGCACGTCGGACCAGCCTACTATCCGGAAGTTGAGCAGTTCCACTTTGTGCCTGATAATCGGTTCGTTGTAGAGGTGGAGTATCCGATGTACTATACCTACCCGACGGTGGATGTTGTGGTAAAGTCGTCCTACGAAACGGTTGCTTTCGATCACGTACCCTGCTACGATTGGGTGTGGATGTTCCAACCAGATAGTACGGTCTTCACTAA GTACTTTGAGGTGATGAAATCCTTCGGCTATGTGGACAGCTGTGTTGTCAACCCTGTGTACGAATATGCTCCCTATCACTACACCGTCAGCAAGCAGCCGGTCTTCAACGAATGGATCCTGTACGCTTCCGATCATCCTGTCTCCTACACCTGGGCCGTTTATGTGCAGAAGCTGGAAAAGAACCGTGTT GCCTTCAAGCTCGTCCTAAACGGTCACAGCGTGGTGGTTCAACCGCTCTTCGGAAAGCAGTACGAAACTACCGGCACGAAGTACTCCTTCACGGTTGATAACGAACTGATGTACGCCCTGGAGCATGGTAGCACCGATGTCTATCCGTTCAAGTACTACTATGTGTACGATACGCTCGTCTTTACCATACCGCACGTATCGCTCTACGTGGTTTACGATGGTTATCAGGTGAAGATCGAAACACCCAAAacggaaaatgttacattctATGGCCAGTGCTATGTGTAA
- the LOC125763333 gene encoding zinc carboxypeptidase-like yields MWIKLTLLVLAAIASGGSAEQARFDNYRVYEVSIETDRQLQALQHLELNPDGYSFWESPVQTNMRLSIVVPPHKFAHFEEITTALALKTRLQIEDFQKVIDSERPKRSPRATLDWTDYYTVDEIYAWMDQLVAQNPTILSGSVYGRSFEGRDLKAIKLSHKAGNPGIFIEANIHAREWISSATATWLLNELITSSNPAVQDLAQNYDWYFIMVANPDGLTYTKTTNRQWRKTRQPVNDLCVGTDPNRNFDYMWMNGGASSVPCSDTFAGPVAFSEPETRAMADYYATIADRINIQFSFHSYGQYLLTPFGYSGAPLPSNEADLQRIAAVTAAAIQATYGTRYTYGNSASVLYTTSGSTVDYFVGVHGTRLGYTFEFRDTGATGFVLPANQIIPNAQETLNGIIAFVAEAKILGYV; encoded by the exons ATGTGGATCAAGCTTACGTTACTGGTACTGGCCGCCATTGCCAGCGGTGGATCGGCCGAACAGGCACGGTTCGACAACTATCGCGTGTACGAGGTGTCGATCGAAACCGACCGTCAGCTGCAAGCGCTGCAGCACCTCGAACTGAATCCCGATGGCTACAGCTTCTGGGAATCGCCCGTGCAGACCAACATGCGCCTTAGCATTGTGGTCCCGCCGCACAAATTCGCCCACTTTGAAGAAATCACGACAGCCCTTGCCTTGAAGACACGTCTACAAATCGAAGACTTCCAGAA AGTGATCGACAGTGAGCGTCCGAAGCGCAGTCCTCGTGCTACTTTGGATTGGACCGATTACTACACCGTCGATGAAATCTACGCCTGGATGGATCAGCTGGTGGCCCAGAACCCAACCATCCTTTCCGGTTCGGTGTACGGCAGATCGTTCGAGGGACGTGATCTGAAGGCTATCAAGTTGTCGCATAAGGCGGGCAATCCGGGTATCTTCATCGAGGCCAATATCCATGCCCGCGAATGGATTTCGTCCGCCACTGCAACGTGGCTGCTGAACGAGCTGATCACTTCGAGCAACCCAGCTGTACAGGATTTGGCCCAGAACTACGATTGGTACTTCATTATGGTTGCTAATCCGGATGGTTTGACCTACACCAAGACCACC AACCGTCAATGGCGCAAGACTCGTCAACCGGTCAATGATCTCTGCGTTGGTACTGATCCCAACCGCAACTTTGACTACATGTGGATGA ATGGTGGCGCTTCGTCCGTACCCTGCTCAGACACCTTCGCTGGACCGGTGGCTTTCTCCGAGCCAGAGACGCGGGCTATGGCTGACTACTATGCTACGATTGCAGACAGAATTAACATCCAGTTTTCGTTCCACTCGTACGGCCAGTATCTGCTGACACCGTTCGGATACAGTGGTGCCCCACTGCCGTCCAATGAGGCCGACTTGCAACGTATTGCCGCTGTTACCGCTGCAGCCATCCAGGCTACTTATGGAACGCGCTACACTTATGGAAACAGTGCCAGTGTTTTGT ACACTACCTCCGGAAGCACGGTAGACTACTTCGTAGGAGTTCATGGCACCAGGCTGGGATATACCTTCGAGTTCCGTGACACCGGTGCGACTGGATTCGTTCTCCCTGCCAATCAGATCATCCCTAACGCCCAGGAAACACTCAACGGAATCATTGCCTTCGTTGCCGAAGCTAAGATCCTTGGATACGTctaa
- the LOC125763330 gene encoding zinc carboxypeptidase-like yields MRPHCGVLVALFLVAVSGELVRYDNYHLFRLAITDRGQLEVLQQLEQRNDGFIFLDSPTQVRMNVSVLVPPAKLIDYIKLLQSEHLSSRLATNNFQAILDAENPPKKSKRSETFGWEEYQTLDAIYEWIDGLALQYPSILTVQSIGQSYEGRDMKIVKLSQQSGNPGIFLEANIHAREWITSATATWLLNELLTSSEPAVQELATSYDWYIMPVANPDGFHYTKTTNRLWRKNRYPHNILCAGVDLNRNFPYHWMEGGASQVPCNDIYAGPEPASEIETRNTIEYYETIADRIEFHLQFHSYGQYILLPYGYQGADYPDNYRDQMEIAEAAANGFASRYNTPYTFGTIADVLYVDSGSTTDWAHGYHKTPISMCFEFRDNGPYGFVLPANQIIPNSEETLDALIAMLAKAKTMGYFQRS; encoded by the exons ATGCGACCACACTGTGGCGTTTTGGTTGCCCTGTTCTTGGTCGCCGTATCCGGAGAGCTAGTACGGTACGATAACTACCATCTGTTTCGTTTGGCAATTACCGACAGGGGACAACTTGAGGTACTGCAGCAGCTAGAGCAACGAAATGATGGG TTCATTTTCCTAGACTCACCTACACAAGTGCGTATGAATGTCAGCGTTCTTGTACCTCCAGCAAAACTGATCGATTATATAAAACTTTTGCAAAGCGAACATCTTAGCTCCCGTCTGGCTACCAACAATTTCCAAGCTATTCTTGATGCGGaaaatcctccaaaaaaatcgaaacgcaGTGAAACGTTCGGTTGGGAAGAGTACCAAACGCTAGATGCCATTTACGAATGGATCGATGGGTTAGCACTGCAGTATCCTTCCATTCTTACCGTTCAAAGTATTGGACAATCGTACGAAGGTCGTGATATGAAGATAGTGAAGCTTTCCCAACAGTCTGGAAATCCGGGCATCTTTCTCGAAGCTAATATTCATGCGCGCGAATGGATCACCTCTGCAACGGCGACCTGGCTACTGAATGAACTTCTTACATCTTCCGAACCAGCGGTACAGGAGCTTGCCACTTCGTACGACTGGTACATAATGCCGGTAGCTAATCCGGATGGGTTCCATTACACCAAGACAACCAATCGGTTGTGGCGCAAGAATCGCTATCCACACAATATTCTATGTGCGGGAGTCGATCTGAACCGTAACTTCCCGTACCACTGGATGGAGGGTGGAGCATCGCAGGTACCGTGTAACGATATATACGCTGGGCCAGAACCTGCATCCGAAATTGAAACTCGTAATACGATCGAGTACTATGAAACGATTGCCGATCGGATTGAGTTTCACCTGCAATTCCACTCGTACGGTCAGTATATTCTACTACCATACGGTTACCAAGGTGCCGACTATCCGGACAACTATCGCGACCAGATGGAAATAGCGGAGGCAGCCGCGAACGGATTTGCTAGCCGTTACAATACACCCTACACCTTCGGTACCATTGCGGACGTGTTGT ATGTTGATTCAGGATCCACAACCGATTGGGCGCACGGTTATCATAAAACCCCAATCTCGATGTGCTTCGAGTTCCGCGATAATGGTCCGTACGGGTTCGTACTGCCAGCGAACCAGATAATTCCCAACTCCGAAGAGACGCTCGATGCATTGATAGCTATGCTTGCCAAAGCCAAAACAATGGGCTACTTTCAGCGATCTTGA
- the LOC125763332 gene encoding zinc carboxypeptidase-like encodes MIVKAVVLLLCCATGLLRGEQVRYDNYRVYEVAIADKTQLEALQYLERYPDGYLFWESPVQTNMKLNIVVPPHKYAEFDELSNQLALAHRLRVPNLQQLIDDESPKRSRRAFDWEDYQTLEEIYSWIDEKVAEFPAIVSVETIGKSYEDRDMKAVKISYKEGNPGIFIESNIHAREWITSATVTWLMNEFLTSTAPEVRELAENYDWYILPVVNPDGLNYTKSTNRLWRKNRYPHNVLCYGVDMNRNFPGHWMEGGASAVPCTDTYAGPEAGSEIETQNIMNYFVSVKDKVNAYLSFHSYGQYILFPYGHQNAEYSENYYDMMEMGEAAAVAIYNRFGTPYEFGTTADVLYIASGSSPDWAHGTHGTPVAATFEFRDNGVYGFILPPDQIIPNAMEVLDGLVAFFRKGKELGHFNA; translated from the exons ATGATCGTCAAAGCTGTTGTACTGCTGCTGTGCTGCGCTACCGGATTGCTCCGTGGAGAGCAAGTCCGGTACGATAACTACCGTGTGTACGAAGTAGCGATCGCTGATAAAACGCAGCTGGAAGCTCTGCAATATTTGGAACGTTACCCGGATGGA TATCTCTTTTGGGAATCACCTGTGCAGACCAATATGAAGCTTAACATTGTCGTGCCACCGCACAAGTATGCCGAGTTTGATGAGCTTAGCAACCAGCTGGCCTTAGCGCACCGTTTAAGGGTTCCGAATCTCCAACA GCTCATCGATGACGAGAGCCCGAAACGATCGAGACGTGCCTTTGATTGGGAGGATTATCAAACGCTGGAAGAAATTTACAGCTGGATCGATGAAAAGGTCGCCGAATTTCCAGCGATCGTTTCGGTAGAGACGATTGGTAAGTCGTACGAAGATCGTGACATGAAGGCGGTCAAAATTTCGTACAAGGAAGGCAACCCGGGCATCTTCATCGAGTCCAACATTCATGCACGTGAATGGATCACGTCGGCCACCGTAACGTGGCTGATGAACGAGTTTCTTACCTCGACTGCACCGGAAGTACGCGAGTTGGCAGAAAACTACGACTGGTACATCCTGCCGGTTGTTAATCCCGATGGACTCAACTACACCAAATCTACCAACCGATTGTGGCGCAAAAATCGCTACCCCCACAATGTGCTTTGCTACGGTGTGGACATGAACCGTAATTTCCCTGGCCATTGGATGG AGGGCGGTGCATCGGCTGTCCCCTGTACGGACACGTACGCCGGACCGGAAGCTGGTTCCGAGATCGAAACTCAAAACATTATGAACTACTTTGTGAGCGTTAAAGATAAGGTGAACGCCTATTTGTCGTTCCATTCGTACGGACAGTACATACTCTTCCCGTACGGTCATCAGAATGCGGAATACTCTGAAAATTATTACGACATGATGGAGATGGGTGAAGCGGCCGCCGTCGCCATTTACAATCGGTTCGGTACACCTTACGAGTTCGGTACCACGGCTGACGTGTTGT ATATTGCTTCGGGATCGTCCCCGGATTGGGCCCACGGTACACACGGTACCCCGGTTGCTGCCACGTTCGAGTTCCGCGACAACGGTGTCTACGGATTCATTTTGCCCCCGGATCAGATCATTCCGAACGCGATGGAAGTGCTGGACGGGTTGGTTGCATTTTTCCGCAAGGGAAAGGAGCTAGGTCACTTTAATGCGTAA